A window from Malassezia japonica chromosome 1, complete sequence encodes these proteins:
- the RAX1 gene encoding Bud site selection protein, Revert to axial protein 1 (TransMembrane:3 (o189-214i221-239o274-295i); EggNog:ENOG503NTZZ; COG:S), with translation MDPERRTRLPTLLEVLEQRAAAPVDLNAFYQFTLKHGEEDALDFWLDVCAHERLCAIYLYLDNGSAPVPLTGAWRGNLSKRRTAYVHMDPHEHSDATETKVTLFDLAANAQRVYEQYLVPHSEHELMLPATVHSTMQFPSETHALTGDVNELLHMFQVPKNYVFAHLEQSLYPTFLQRHAFSNIVPLSAWARLSCGLLLLWVAFSTGFSFVFLNTERTTRIWILLPMALATYFVASYWYNIDPALALAQKTELGESQLGDVDEPSVRALHAQHAITAVVVAALVCAALTVLFVFVPGHRL, from the exons ATGGACCCCGagcggcgtacgcggcTCCCtacgctgctcgaggtgcttgagcagcgtgcggcggcgccagTCGACCTAAATGCATTTTACCAATTTACACTGAAGCATGGCGAGGAAGACGCGCTCGATTTCTGGCTGGATGTGTGCGCACACGAGCGTCTGTGTGCCATCTATCTCTACCTGGACAATGGCAGCGCGCCCGTGCCACTCACGGGCGCGTGGCGTGGAAATTTAAGCAAGAGGCGCACGGCATACGTACACATGGATCCTCATGAGCACAGCGATGCGACAGAGACCAAGGTGACACTCTTTGACTTGGCCGCCAACGCCCAGCGTGTGTACGAGCAGTACCTCGTTCCCCACAGCGAGCACGAGCTTATGCTCCCTGCGACGGTGCACAGCACCATGCAGTTTCCGTCCGAGACGCACGCGCTGACCGGAGACGTCAACGAGCTCCTGCACATGTTCCAAGTGCCGAAAAA CTATGTCTTTGCACACCTCGAGCAGAGTCTCTACCCGACCTTTTTGCAGCGCCACGCGTTCAGCAATATCGTACCACTCTCGGCATGGGCACGCCTGAGTTGCGGTCTGCTGCTGCTCTGGGTGGCCTTTTCCACTGGCTTCAGCTTTGTCTTTTTAAACACGGAGCGCACTACGCGGATATGG ATCTTGCTGCCaatggcgctcgcgacgtaCTTTGTCGCGTCGTACTGGTACAATATCGACcccgcgctggcgctcgcacAAAagaccgagctcggcgagagccagctcggcgacgtggacGAACCGAGCGTCCGCGCACTGCACGCACAGCATGCGATCACCGCCGTGGTGGTCGCCGCACTCGTCTGCGCCGCACTTACGGTGCTTTTTGTGTTTGTCCCGGGCCACCGTCTCTAA
- a CDS encoding uncharacterized protein (EggNog:ENOG503P8R2; BUSCO:EOG09265KQ4; COG:S) — protein MALLRPAWRAMASVRLAARAPLLRMAHTEAPKDAAAKGDASKADVPSVAPAGTVFTGLSILKDKADPVARPDSEYPNWLWDLLDDPAIKSNKTMLAGDVDTTGMSKGEARAAYKRSAKIARAHIKKQQAAEAKEAARLLNMSPAQKAAAAAKAAAKAAEDARPKTPSQIFEQERKARGALRKKSRASIKADNFVRSA, from the coding sequence ATGGCTCTCCTGCGCCCGGCCTGGCGGGCGatggcgagcgtgcgccttgcggcgcgtgcgccgctcctgcgTATGGCCCACACCGAAGCGCCAAAGGATGCTGCGGCCAAGGGTGATGCGTCCAAGGCCGATGTgccgtcggtcgcgccGGCAGGCACAGTCTTTACAGGCCTGTCGATCCTCAAAGACAAGGCGGACCCCGTGGCGCGGCCAGACAGTGAGTACCCTAACTGGCTCTGGGATCTGTTGGACGACCCCGCGATCAAGTCCAACAAGACCATGTTGGCGGGCGACGTTGATACCACGGGCATGTCGAAGGGTGAGGCGCGTGCTGCCTACAAGCGCAGTGCCAAGatcgcgcgtgcgcatatcaagaagcagcaggctgctgaggccaaggaggctGCGCGACTGCTGAATATGTCGCCGGCACAAAaggccgctgcggcggccaaggcggcggccaaggcggcaGAGGACGCGCGACCCAAGACGCCGTCGCAGATCTttgagcaggagcgcaaggcgcgtggcgcgctcCGGAAAAAGAGTCGTGCATCGATCAAGGCTG